The following are encoded in a window of Streptomyces sp. SAT1 genomic DNA:
- a CDS encoding spermidine synthase, translated as MTEPIPVSRAVDHGTAKLMPDVDRERAWLLTVDGAPQSYVDLDAPAHLEFEYTRRIGHVLDTVAEEGRPLDVLHLGGGAFTLPRYVAATRPGSRQDVVEADRGLLELVAECLPLPAGSGITLHAADARAWLESAPADSADVLVADVFGGSRVPAHLTSLGCARAAERVLRPGGVHVVNLADAAPFAFLRSQLATLAEVFEETVLIAEPAVLRGRRFGNAVLAAAHRPLDTAALARRTASDTFPARVEHGAALRKFAGAARPVRDEDAVASPEPPGGAFGIG; from the coding sequence GTGACCGAGCCCATCCCCGTGAGCCGTGCCGTCGACCACGGGACCGCCAAGCTGATGCCCGACGTCGACCGCGAGCGCGCGTGGCTGCTGACGGTGGACGGGGCGCCGCAGTCGTACGTCGACCTGGACGCGCCCGCTCACCTGGAGTTCGAGTACACGCGCAGGATCGGGCACGTACTGGACACGGTGGCCGAGGAGGGCCGGCCGCTGGACGTGCTGCATCTGGGCGGCGGCGCGTTCACGCTGCCCCGCTACGTGGCGGCGACCCGGCCGGGCTCGCGCCAGGACGTCGTCGAGGCCGACCGGGGGCTGCTGGAACTGGTCGCGGAATGCCTTCCGCTGCCCGCGGGATCGGGCATCACGCTGCACGCGGCCGACGCCCGCGCCTGGCTGGAGAGTGCCCCGGCGGACTCGGCGGACGTGCTGGTCGCGGACGTCTTCGGCGGCTCCCGGGTCCCGGCGCACCTCACCTCTCTCGGCTGCGCGCGGGCGGCGGAGCGGGTGCTGCGGCCGGGCGGCGTCCACGTCGTCAACCTCGCCGACGCCGCGCCGTTCGCGTTCCTGCGCTCCCAGCTCGCCACGCTCGCCGAGGTGTTCGAGGAGACGGTGCTGATCGCCGAGCCCGCGGTGCTGCGGGGCCGCCGCTTCGGCAACGCGGTGCTCGCCGCCGCGCACCGCCCGCTCGACACGGCCGCCCTGGCCCGGCGCACCGCCTCGGACACCTTCCCCGCCCGGGTCGAACACGGCGCCGCGCTGCGGAAGTTCGCGGGCGCCGCCCGCCCGGTGCGCGACGAGGACGCCGTGGCGTCCCCCGAGCCCCCGGGCGGGGCCTTCGGCATCGGCTGA
- the tuf gene encoding elongation factor Tu → MSKTAYVRTKPHLNIGTMGHVDHGKTTLTAAITKVLAERGGGTFVPFDRIDRAPEEAARGITINIAHVEYETDTRHYAHVDMPGHADYVKNMVTGAAQLDGAILVVSALDGIMPQTAEHVLLARQVGVDHIVVALNKADAGDDELTDLVELEVRDLLTRQGYAGDAVPVVRVSGLKALEGDPRWTASVEALLDAVDTYVPMPERYLDAPFLLPVENVLTITGRGTVVTGAVERGTVRVGDRVEVLGAATETVVTGLETFGKPMREAQAGDNVALLLRGVPRDAVRRGHVVAAPGSVTPRRRFTARVYVLSGREGGRTTPVATGYRPQFYIRTADVVGDVDLGGAALARPGDTVTMTVELGREVPLEPGLGFAVREGGRTVGAGTVTSVE, encoded by the coding sequence ATGTCCAAGACGGCGTACGTCCGCACCAAACCGCATCTGAACATCGGCACGATGGGCCATGTCGACCACGGCAAGACCACGTTGACGGCCGCCATCACCAAGGTCCTGGCCGAGCGTGGCGGCGGCACGTTCGTGCCCTTCGACCGCATCGACCGGGCGCCCGAGGAGGCCGCCCGCGGCATCACCATCAACATCGCGCACGTCGAGTACGAGACCGACACCCGGCACTACGCGCACGTCGACATGCCCGGCCACGCCGACTACGTCAAGAACATGGTCACCGGGGCCGCGCAGCTCGACGGGGCGATCCTCGTCGTCTCCGCGCTCGACGGGATCATGCCGCAGACCGCCGAACACGTGCTGCTCGCCCGGCAGGTGGGCGTCGACCACATCGTCGTCGCCCTCAACAAGGCCGACGCGGGCGACGACGAGCTGACCGACCTGGTCGAGCTGGAGGTCCGCGACCTGCTCACCCGCCAGGGCTACGCCGGTGACGCGGTACCGGTCGTCCGGGTCTCCGGACTCAAGGCGCTGGAGGGCGACCCCCGTTGGACGGCGTCGGTCGAGGCGCTGCTCGACGCCGTCGACACCTATGTGCCGATGCCCGAGCGGTACCTGGACGCGCCGTTCCTGCTGCCGGTGGAGAACGTGCTCACCATCACCGGCCGCGGGACCGTCGTGACCGGCGCCGTCGAGCGCGGCACGGTCCGGGTCGGCGACCGGGTCGAGGTGCTGGGCGCCGCGACCGAGACGGTGGTCACCGGCCTGGAGACCTTCGGCAAGCCCATGCGGGAGGCGCAGGCCGGGGACAACGTGGCGCTGCTGCTGCGCGGTGTCCCGCGCGACGCGGTCCGCCGCGGGCACGTCGTGGCCGCCCCCGGCAGCGTGACGCCGCGGCGGCGGTTCACCGCGCGGGTGTACGTGCTGTCGGGCCGTGAGGGCGGCCGGACGACACCGGTGGCCACCGGCTACCGGCCGCAGTTCTACATCCGCACCGCGGACGTGGTCGGTGACGTCGACCTCGGCGGGGCGGCGCTCGCGCGGCCCGGGGACACGGTCACCATGACCGTGGAACTGGGGCGCGAGGTGCCCCTGGAGCCGGGTCTCGGCTTCGCCGTCCGGGAGGGCGGCCGGACCGTGGGGGCCGGGACGGTGACCTCCGTGGAGTGA
- a CDS encoding TVP38/TMEM64 family protein, whose amino-acid sequence MLDATNRSGGTATASPRATAAEPGAAVLTAAPVSLTVSARCARVLLSPWSRLSLLLALLAAAGTCVLLFQPQRLLAHGWPPQLGGFAAVLLFAAAYGVCTVAFVPRPLLNLAAGALFGSGAGLAAALAGTVLGAGIAFGLGRVLGQDALRPLLRGRLLRAADGQLSRHGFRSMLAARLFPGVPFWAANYCAAVSRMGWPAFLLATAVGSVPNTAAYAVAGARAATPTSPAFLVAMACIAVPALAGAVVAWRKRHHLRAR is encoded by the coding sequence ATGCTCGATGCCACCAACCGCTCTGGGGGCACCGCCACGGCCTCTCCCCGGGCCACCGCCGCGGAGCCGGGCGCCGCCGTGCTCACGGCCGCGCCGGTCTCCCTCACCGTGTCCGCCCGCTGCGCGCGCGTGCTGCTGTCGCCGTGGTCGCGGCTGTCCCTGCTGCTGGCGCTGCTCGCGGCGGCCGGGACCTGCGTCCTGCTCTTCCAGCCGCAGAGACTGCTGGCGCACGGCTGGCCGCCGCAGCTCGGCGGGTTCGCGGCCGTGCTGCTGTTCGCGGCGGCGTACGGCGTGTGCACGGTGGCGTTCGTGCCGCGCCCGCTGCTGAACCTCGCCGCGGGCGCGCTGTTCGGCTCGGGCGCGGGGCTGGCGGCGGCGCTCGCCGGTACGGTCCTGGGCGCCGGGATCGCCTTCGGGCTCGGCCGGGTGCTCGGGCAGGACGCGCTGCGGCCGCTGCTGCGCGGCCGGTTGCTGCGGGCGGCGGACGGGCAGCTGAGCCGGCACGGGTTCCGTTCGATGCTGGCCGCCCGGCTGTTCCCCGGGGTGCCGTTCTGGGCCGCCAACTACTGCGCCGCCGTCTCCCGCATGGGCTGGCCCGCGTTCCTGCTGGCCACGGCGGTCGGCTCGGTCCCGAACACCGCCGCCTACGCGGTCGCGGGCGCCCGCGCCGCCACCCCCACCTCCCCGGCCTTCCTCGTCGCGATGGCCTGCATCGCCGTACCGGCCCTGGCGGGCGCGGTGGTGGCCTGGCGCAAGCGGCATCATCTGCGCGCGCGTTGA
- a CDS encoding undecaprenyl-diphosphate phosphatase yields the protein MSWFASLVLGLVQGLTEFLPVSSSAHLRLTAAFSGWDDPGAAFTAITQIGTEAAVLIYFRKDIGRIVAAWSRSLFDRSMRADPDARMGWLVIVGSVPIGVLGLTLKDQIEGPFRDLRITATMLVVVGVVIGIADRTAARDEKGGRHRAPQQRKSLRDLGVKDGLIYGCCQAMALIPGVSRSGATISGGLFMGYRREAAARYSFLLAIPAVLASGVFELKDAMETGQVVWGPTLFATVIAFVSGYAVIAWFMKYISTKSFMPFVWYRVVLGLVIIGLVTAGVLSPHAAESAE from the coding sequence ATGTCTTGGTTCGCATCGCTCGTCCTCGGACTCGTCCAGGGGCTGACCGAGTTCCTTCCCGTCTCCTCCAGCGCGCATCTGCGGCTGACGGCGGCTTTCTCGGGCTGGGACGACCCCGGCGCCGCCTTCACGGCGATCACCCAGATCGGCACGGAGGCGGCCGTGCTGATCTACTTCCGCAAGGACATCGGGCGCATCGTCGCCGCCTGGTCCCGCTCGCTCTTCGACCGGTCGATGCGCGCGGACCCCGACGCCCGCATGGGCTGGCTGGTCATCGTCGGCTCCGTCCCGATCGGGGTGCTCGGCCTGACGCTCAAGGACCAGATCGAGGGGCCGTTCCGCGATCTGCGGATCACGGCGACGATGCTCGTCGTGGTCGGTGTGGTCATCGGCATCGCCGACCGGACGGCGGCGCGCGACGAGAAGGGCGGCCGGCACCGGGCGCCCCAGCAGCGCAAGTCCCTGCGGGACCTCGGCGTCAAGGACGGCCTGATCTACGGCTGTTGCCAGGCGATGGCGCTGATCCCGGGCGTCTCCCGCTCCGGCGCCACCATCAGCGGCGGCCTCTTCATGGGCTACCGGCGCGAGGCGGCGGCCCGTTACTCCTTCCTGCTGGCCATTCCGGCCGTACTGGCCTCGGGCGTCTTCGAGTTGAAGGACGCGATGGAGACCGGCCAGGTGGTCTGGGGACCGACGCTGTTCGCGACGGTGATCGCGTTCGTGTCGGGGTACGCGGTCATCGCCTGGTTCATGAAATACATCTCGACGAAGAGTTTCATGCCGTTCGTCTGGTACCGGGTGGTGCTGGGTCTGGTCATCATCGGCCTGGTCACGGCCGGTGTGCTCAGCCCGCACGCGGCCGAGTCGGCGGAGTGA
- a CDS encoding SDR family NAD(P)-dependent oxidoreductase → MKRLVTVVTGGSRGIGAAVCRRLAGDGHDVVIGYVRDTGAAEAVADEVLEAGARSVAVRVDTSVEADVERLFAVAEERLGPVTGLVNNAGVTGPLGRLADADPADLRRVVDVNLTGTLLCSRRAAQLMTPRGSGVIVNVSSAAATLGSPGEYVHYAATKAAVDALTLGLAKELGPDGIRVNAVAPGMIDTEMHAAMGDPDRVRRASGAIPLRRPGRAEEIAAAVAWLMSPDASYASGAVLRVSGGR, encoded by the coding sequence ATGAAGCGACTCGTGACGGTCGTCACCGGGGGCAGCCGGGGCATCGGCGCCGCGGTCTGCCGGCGGCTGGCCGGCGACGGCCATGACGTGGTGATCGGCTACGTCCGCGACACCGGCGCCGCCGAGGCCGTCGCCGACGAGGTGCTGGAGGCCGGGGCGCGCAGCGTCGCCGTGCGGGTGGACACCTCGGTGGAGGCCGATGTCGAGCGGCTGTTCGCCGTGGCGGAGGAGCGGCTCGGGCCGGTGACGGGGCTGGTGAACAACGCCGGTGTGACCGGGCCGCTGGGCCGCCTCGCCGACGCGGACCCGGCCGACCTGCGCCGGGTCGTGGACGTCAACCTCACGGGCACGCTGCTGTGCTCGCGCCGCGCGGCCCAGCTGATGACCCCGCGCGGAAGCGGTGTGATCGTGAACGTGTCGTCCGCCGCCGCCACGCTCGGCAGCCCCGGCGAGTATGTGCACTACGCGGCGACGAAGGCCGCCGTCGACGCGCTGACCCTGGGGCTGGCCAAGGAACTCGGCCCGGACGGCATCCGTGTCAACGCGGTCGCGCCGGGCATGATCGACACCGAGATGCACGCGGCGATGGGCGATCCGGACCGGGTCCGCCGTGCCTCCGGCGCGATCCCGCTGCGCCGCCCGGGGCGGGCCGAGGAGATCGCCGCCGCCGTCGCGTGGCTGATGTCACCGGACGCCTCCTACGCGTCGGGAGCGGTGCTGCGGGTGTCCGGCGGGCGCTGA
- a CDS encoding DUF4291 domain-containing protein, protein MPRFGVRARHTASTITVYQAYRPQIGGPAARDGRFPSTWKRDRMTWIKPSFLWMMYRCGWGTKEGQETVLAVEIDRGGFEWALRHACLSHHVPALHGDRASWQARLRQAPARVQWDPERDLGLAPLPYRSLQLGLAGEAAVRYADEWIAGIEDVTPLAAKIHALVRSGEPERARALLPEERPYPLDDEVLAHVRA, encoded by the coding sequence ATGCCCCGCTTCGGTGTCCGCGCCCGCCACACCGCGTCCACAATCACCGTCTACCAGGCCTACCGCCCGCAGATCGGCGGCCCGGCCGCCCGCGACGGCCGTTTCCCGTCCACCTGGAAGCGGGACCGGATGACCTGGATCAAGCCGTCGTTCCTCTGGATGATGTACCGCTGCGGCTGGGGGACCAAGGAGGGCCAGGAGACCGTCCTGGCCGTCGAGATCGACCGCGGCGGGTTCGAGTGGGCGCTGCGGCACGCCTGCCTCTCGCACCATGTACCGGCCCTGCACGGTGACCGTGCCTCCTGGCAGGCGCGGCTGAGACAGGCGCCCGCGCGGGTGCAGTGGGACCCGGAGCGGGACCTGGGGCTCGCTCCGCTGCCGTACCGCTCCCTGCAGCTCGGGCTCGCCGGTGAGGCCGCGGTCCGGTACGCGGACGAGTGGATCGCCGGGATCGAGGACGTCACCCCGCTCGCGGCCAAGATCCACGCGTTGGTCCGGTCGGGTGAGCCGGAGCGGGCGCGGGCGCTGCTGCCCGAGGAGCGGCCGTACCCGCTGGACGACGAGGTGCTCGCGCATGTGCGGGCCTAG
- the lnt gene encoding apolipoprotein N-acyltransferase, with translation MERFGRWLDSPWRRGVLAVLAGALPMLAFPAPALWWLAYGALVPWILLVRSAPTARRAACDGWCGGLGYMLAVHHWLLPSLHVFTVVLAALLGVLWVPWGWLVRRFLAGRPSAGRAAAALVVLPSGWLAAELVRSWQGLGGPWGMLGASQWQVAPALRLASVGGVWLLSFLVVAVNAALALLVAARGVRVPAVAGLAVTAAVTSAAWVWAPRPAVDGQVRVAVVQPGVVDGAESGQRRFDREEQLTRGLAGRGVDLVVWGESSVGFDLADRPDLARRIAALSREVGADVLVNVDARRSDRPGIYKSSVLVGPQGPTGERYDKMRLVPFGEYIPARSLLGWATSVGKAAGENRRRGTEQVVMDVGHGLRIGPLICFETAFPDMSRHLARDGAGVLLAQSSTSTFQHSWAPEQHASLGALRAAETGRPMVHATLTGVSAVYGPDGRRIGPWLGTGDSTARVYEVPVAHGVTPYVRLGDWPVHAALLVLAAVGAHEGVRKVLRRRRRGAPAPSAPRARTGRGSPARPGR, from the coding sequence ATGGAGAGATTCGGACGCTGGCTCGACTCGCCCTGGCGGCGCGGGGTGCTCGCGGTGCTCGCGGGGGCGCTGCCGATGCTCGCCTTCCCGGCGCCCGCGCTGTGGTGGCTCGCCTACGGCGCGCTCGTGCCGTGGATCCTGCTGGTGCGGTCCGCGCCGACCGCGCGGCGGGCCGCCTGCGACGGCTGGTGCGGCGGGCTGGGCTACATGCTGGCCGTGCACCACTGGCTGCTGCCCAGCCTGCATGTGTTCACCGTGGTGCTCGCGGCGCTGCTGGGTGTGCTGTGGGTGCCCTGGGGGTGGCTGGTGCGGCGGTTCCTGGCCGGGCGGCCCTCCGCCGGGCGGGCGGCGGCGGCGCTCGTGGTGCTGCCCTCGGGCTGGCTGGCCGCGGAACTCGTGCGGTCCTGGCAGGGGCTCGGCGGGCCCTGGGGGATGCTGGGCGCCAGCCAGTGGCAGGTGGCGCCCGCGCTGCGCCTGGCGTCGGTGGGCGGGGTGTGGCTGCTCAGCTTCCTGGTGGTGGCCGTCAATGCGGCCCTCGCCCTGCTCGTGGCGGCGCGCGGGGTGCGGGTGCCCGCGGTGGCCGGGCTCGCCGTGACCGCCGCGGTGACCTCCGCGGCATGGGTGTGGGCGCCGCGTCCCGCCGTCGACGGCCAGGTCCGCGTCGCGGTGGTGCAGCCGGGTGTGGTCGACGGCGCCGAGAGCGGCCAGCGGCGTTTCGACCGGGAGGAGCAGCTGACCCGCGGTCTCGCGGGGCGAGGTGTGGACCTGGTCGTGTGGGGCGAGAGCAGCGTCGGCTTCGACCTGGCCGACCGGCCCGACCTGGCCCGGCGGATCGCGGCCCTCTCCCGGGAGGTCGGCGCGGACGTCCTGGTCAATGTGGACGCCCGGCGCTCCGACCGGCCCGGGATCTACAAGAGTTCCGTGCTCGTCGGACCGCAGGGCCCGACCGGTGAGCGGTACGACAAGATGCGGCTGGTCCCGTTCGGCGAGTACATCCCGGCCCGCTCACTGCTCGGCTGGGCGACCTCCGTGGGCAAGGCCGCGGGCGAGAACCGCAGGCGGGGCACCGAGCAGGTGGTCATGGACGTCGGGCACGGGCTGCGGATCGGCCCGCTGATCTGCTTCGAGACCGCGTTCCCGGACATGAGCCGCCATCTGGCGCGGGACGGCGCCGGGGTGCTGCTCGCCCAGTCGTCGACGTCGACCTTCCAGCACAGCTGGGCGCCCGAGCAGCACGCCTCGCTCGGCGCGCTGCGGGCCGCCGAGACCGGACGGCCCATGGTGCACGCCACCCTGACCGGCGTGTCCGCCGTCTACGGTCCGGACGGGCGGCGGATCGGCCCCTGGCTGGGCACCGGCGACAGCACCGCCCGGGTGTACGAGGTACCGGTCGCGCACGGCGTCACCCCGTACGTCCGCCTCGGCGACTGGCCGGTGCACGCGGCGCTGCTGGTGCTGGCCGCGGTGGGGGCGCACGAGGGCGTGCGGAAGGTGCTCAGGCGGCGGCGCCGGGGCGCTCCAGCACCGTCCGCACCACGCGCTCGCACAGGTCGTGGGTCTCCAGCGCGTCCCGGGCGCTGA
- a CDS encoding Gfo/Idh/MocA family protein, giving the protein MKVGCIGLGDIAQKAYLPVLGAQPGVDLHIQTRTPATLQRVGDILHLPAERRHADLDSLLAQDLDAAFVHAPTAVHPEIVTRLLEAGVPTYVDKPLAYELADSARLVALAEERGAGLMVGFNRRYAPGYAQCAEHPRELILLQKNRVGLPEEPRTMVLDDFIHVVDTLRFLVPGPVDDVTVRGRMRDGLLEHVVLQLAGDGFTALGVMNRLSGSAEEILEVSGQDTKRQVVNLSETVDHKGQPTLRRRGDWVPVARQRGIEQAVLTFLDAVREGRVLSARDALETHDLCERVVRTVLERPGAAA; this is encoded by the coding sequence GTGAAGGTCGGCTGCATCGGACTGGGCGACATCGCGCAGAAGGCGTACCTGCCGGTCCTCGGCGCGCAGCCCGGCGTCGACCTGCACATCCAGACCCGGACGCCCGCCACCCTCCAGCGGGTCGGCGACATCCTCCACCTGCCCGCCGAGCGCCGCCACGCCGACCTCGACTCCCTGCTCGCGCAGGATCTCGACGCGGCCTTCGTGCACGCGCCCACCGCCGTCCACCCCGAGATCGTCACCCGGCTCCTGGAGGCCGGCGTCCCCACGTACGTCGACAAGCCGCTCGCCTACGAACTCGCCGACTCCGCCCGCCTGGTGGCGCTCGCCGAGGAGCGCGGCGCCGGACTCATGGTCGGCTTCAACCGGCGGTACGCGCCCGGGTACGCGCAGTGCGCCGAGCACCCGCGCGAGCTGATCCTGCTCCAGAAGAACCGGGTCGGGCTGCCCGAGGAGCCCCGCACGATGGTCCTCGACGACTTCATCCATGTCGTGGACACCCTGCGGTTCCTGGTGCCGGGACCGGTCGACGACGTCACCGTGCGCGGCCGGATGCGGGACGGGCTGCTGGAGCACGTGGTGCTGCAACTGGCCGGGGACGGCTTCACCGCGCTCGGCGTGATGAACCGGCTCAGCGGCTCCGCCGAGGAGATCCTGGAGGTCTCCGGGCAGGACACCAAGCGGCAGGTGGTCAACCTCTCCGAGACCGTCGACCACAAGGGGCAGCCGACCCTGCGGCGGCGCGGCGACTGGGTGCCCGTCGCCCGCCAGCGCGGCATCGAGCAGGCCGTGCTGACCTTCCTCGACGCCGTGCGCGAGGGGCGGGTGCTCAGCGCCCGGGACGCGCTGGAGACCCACGACCTGTGCGAGCGCGTGGTGCGGACGGTGCTGGAGCGCCCCGGCGCCGCCGCCTGA
- a CDS encoding FAD-dependent monooxygenase: MSQPQAPNPSAGPSPAVVVIGGGIGGLAAAAALHLSGRRVTVLERAPSLEPVGAAISLSPNALRALDVLGVGDRIRDLAAWQGDGGLRTPGGHWLARTDAAAAAARFGGPIVLLPRATLVGVLASLLPPGTVRTSVHARLADPGDAHRPARVTTPDGELEADLVVAADGIHSTSRRTLFPDHPGPVYSGFTTWRVMIPVPGAAFPSHETWGRGCLWGTHPLKDGRVYAYAAARTPAGQRADDERAELLRRFGHWHHPVPAVLAAARPEDVLRHDVHHLAPPPPAYHRGRTALLGDAAHAMPPTLGQGGNLAVEDAVVLAHHVDDLAAYTAARLPRATALTRRAVRVARVNMTGSRAGAAVRDALVTAVSRTVPGALLRGFDGVADWRPPQPPYAAVRAGRTPAARGNEHG; this comes from the coding sequence ATGTCCCAGCCCCAAGCCCCGAACCCGTCCGCGGGCCCGTCCCCGGCCGTCGTCGTCATCGGCGGGGGCATCGGAGGGCTGGCCGCCGCCGCGGCCCTGCACCTGTCCGGCCGCCGGGTCACCGTGCTGGAGCGCGCCCCTTCCCTGGAACCGGTCGGCGCGGCCATCTCCCTCTCCCCGAACGCCCTGCGCGCCCTGGACGTCCTCGGCGTCGGCGACCGGATCCGCGATCTGGCCGCCTGGCAGGGCGACGGCGGGCTGCGCACACCCGGCGGCCACTGGCTGGCCCGCACCGACGCCGCCGCGGCGGCCGCACGCTTCGGCGGCCCCATCGTGCTGCTGCCCCGGGCCACGCTGGTCGGTGTGCTGGCCTCGCTGCTGCCTCCCGGCACCGTCCGCACGTCCGTGCACGCCCGCCTCGCCGACCCCGGGGACGCGCACAGGCCGGCCCGGGTGACCACCCCCGACGGCGAACTGGAGGCCGACCTGGTGGTCGCCGCCGACGGCATCCACTCCACGTCCCGCCGGACCCTGTTCCCGGACCACCCCGGGCCCGTCTACTCCGGGTTCACGACCTGGCGCGTCATGATCCCGGTACCGGGCGCCGCGTTCCCCTCCCACGAGACCTGGGGCCGCGGCTGCCTGTGGGGCACCCACCCGCTCAAGGACGGCCGCGTGTACGCGTACGCCGCGGCGCGGACGCCCGCCGGGCAGCGCGCCGACGACGAACGCGCCGAACTCCTGCGCCGCTTCGGCCACTGGCACCACCCGGTCCCCGCCGTCCTCGCCGCCGCCCGCCCCGAGGACGTGCTCCGCCACGACGTCCACCACCTCGCACCGCCGCCGCCCGCCTACCACCGCGGCCGGACCGCTCTGCTCGGCGACGCCGCGCACGCCATGCCGCCCACCCTCGGCCAGGGCGGCAACCTGGCCGTCGAGGACGCCGTCGTCCTCGCCCACCACGTCGATGACCTGGCCGCCTACACCGCAGCCCGGCTGCCCCGGGCGACCGCCCTCACCCGCCGGGCCGTCCGGGTCGCCCGCGTGAACATGACGGGCAGCCGCGCCGGTGCCGCCGTACGCGACGCGCTGGTCACCGCCGTCTCCAGGACCGTGCCGGGAGCGCTGCTGCGCGGTTTCGACGGCGTCGCCGACTGGCGCCCTCCGCAGCCGCCGTATGCTGCGGTGCGGGCGGGCCGGACACCCGCCGCCCGAGGCAACGAGCACGGCTGA
- a CDS encoding TetR/AcrR family transcriptional regulator, protein MPAPDAPAPRADSPDSPVSPDDPGTPDSAGPAASATRADRVADAALALLAERGMRGLTHRAVDEAAGLPQGSTSNIARTRQALLELAVRRLADREARVLALHEMPDPRTGGLDSLVDGLALATHRALTGNRRLTLARYELALEATRRPELRAPFDAAGARFREQLTALVTAMGSTDPERHVLSLVAWADGLMFSCVAGTFHARRPRLDDVRAGLRELLGGMLGGGGKTPGARV, encoded by the coding sequence ATGCCCGCTCCCGACGCACCCGCCCCGCGCGCCGACAGCCCTGACAGCCCTGTCAGCCCCGATGACCCCGGCACCCCGGACAGCGCCGGCCCCGCCGCCTCCGCCACCCGCGCCGACCGCGTGGCCGACGCCGCCCTCGCGCTGCTCGCCGAGCGCGGGATGCGCGGGCTGACGCACCGGGCTGTCGACGAGGCGGCCGGGCTTCCGCAGGGCTCGACGTCGAACATCGCGCGCACCCGGCAGGCGCTGCTGGAACTGGCCGTACGGAGGCTGGCCGACCGGGAGGCCCGGGTGCTGGCGCTGCACGAGATGCCGGATCCGCGGACCGGCGGCCTGGACTCGCTGGTGGACGGCCTGGCGCTCGCCACCCATCGCGCGCTCACCGGCAACCGCCGGCTGACGCTCGCCCGCTACGAGCTGGCCCTGGAGGCGACCCGCCGCCCGGAGCTGCGCGCCCCCTTCGACGCCGCGGGCGCCCGCTTCCGCGAGCAGCTCACCGCACTGGTCACGGCGATGGGCTCCACGGACCCTGAGCGGCATGTGCTGTCCCTCGTCGCCTGGGCGGACGGGCTGATGTTCTCGTGCGTGGCCGGGACCTTCCACGCGCGGCGCCCGCGACTCGACGACGTACGGGCCGGCCTGCGGGAACTGCTGGGCGGCATGCTCGGGGGCGGGGGAAAAACTCCTGGTGCGAGGGTCTGA
- a CDS encoding DinB family protein, translating to MTTTERREPAQNADERTMLDGWLDYHRQTLAWKCEGLTDEQLRTASAEPSGLTLLGLVRHMAEVERGWFRRVMAGEDAPPIYYDDQDLDGDFRVTAADTWAEAQAAWQAEIDAARRIAAGLSLDDLSEGRHRSSADPFNLRWIYTHMIEEYARHNGHADLIRERIDGATGD from the coding sequence ATGACGACGACCGAACGCCGCGAGCCCGCCCAGAACGCCGACGAGCGCACCATGCTGGACGGCTGGCTGGACTACCACCGGCAGACACTCGCGTGGAAGTGCGAGGGCCTGACCGACGAGCAGTTGCGCACCGCGTCCGCGGAGCCTTCCGGGCTGACCCTGCTGGGGCTGGTGCGGCACATGGCGGAGGTGGAGCGCGGCTGGTTCCGCCGGGTGATGGCGGGCGAGGACGCGCCGCCGATCTACTACGACGACCAGGACCTGGACGGCGACTTCCGCGTCACCGCTGCCGACACCTGGGCCGAGGCCCAGGCCGCCTGGCAGGCGGAGATCGACGCCGCGCGCCGCATCGCCGCCGGACTGAGCCTCGACGACCTCTCCGAGGGCCGCCACAGGTCGAGCGCCGACCCGTTCAACCTGCGCTGGATCTACACGCACATGATCGAGGAGTACGCCCGCCACAACGGCCACGCCGACCTGATCCGCGAGCGCATCGACGGCGCGACCGGAGACTGA
- a CDS encoding tetratricopeptide repeat protein — MTERQEQTAGDAVLTRIGQSVILHHAGDREEARVRFLALWHELGEDGDPLHRCTLAHYLADTQDDPSDELAWDLRALSAAEELTGERRPGHEGAPAVRALYPCLHLNLAADYVKLGRSEAARSHLRRARGTAASLAEDSYGDGVRAAIHHLELRLGEGGPAGPGEDPGGPPRQRS; from the coding sequence GTGACGGAGCGGCAGGAGCAGACGGCGGGCGACGCCGTGCTGACGCGGATCGGTCAGAGCGTCATCCTGCACCACGCCGGTGACCGCGAGGAGGCCCGCGTGCGCTTCCTCGCGCTCTGGCACGAGCTGGGCGAGGACGGCGACCCGCTGCACCGCTGCACCCTGGCGCACTACCTGGCCGACACCCAGGACGACCCCTCGGACGAACTGGCCTGGGACCTCAGGGCGCTGTCCGCCGCCGAGGAACTCACGGGCGAGCGGCGCCCGGGGCACGAGGGCGCGCCAGCGGTCCGGGCCCTGTATCCGTGCCTGCACCTGAACCTGGCCGCCGACTATGTGAAGCTCGGCCGCAGCGAGGCCGCCCGCAGCCATCTGCGCCGCGCCCGCGGCACCGCCGCCTCCCTCGCCGAGGACAGCTACGGCGACGGCGTCCGCGCGGCCATCCACCACCTGGAGCTGCGGTTGGGCGAGGGCGGCCCGGCCGGACCGGGTGAGGACCCGGGCGGACCGCCCCGCCAGCGGTCGTAG